A window of the Streptomyces luomodiensis genome harbors these coding sequences:
- a CDS encoding UDP-N-acetylmuramoyl-tripeptide--D-alanyl-D-alanine ligase produces MIALSLTEIAGLVGGQPHDIPDPDLKVTGPVVIDSREVRPGSLFAALPGERVDGHDFARGAVEAGATAVLAARPVGTADAPVPAIVVPDVIAAMGALARAVVERLGVTVVALTGSAGKTSTKDLIAQLLQRRGPTVWTPGSLNNEIGLPLTAMSADEATQHLVLEMGARGKGHIRYLTDLTPPRIGLVLNVGTAHIGEFGGREQIAEAKGELVEALPAAEDGGVAVLNADDPLVRAMASRTKARTVLFGEAEDADVRAGNVRLADGGRPAFTLHTPTGCSDVTMRLYGEHHVSNALAAAAVAHELGMSVDEIAVALSEAGQLSRWRMEVTERSDGVTVVNDAYNANPESMRAALRALVAMGAATPGRRTWAVLGPMAELGEESLAEHDAVGRLAVRLNVSKLVAVGGREAGWLNMGAKNEGSWGEESVHVSDVRAAVDLLRSELRPGDVVLVKASRSVGLERVAQALLEGKGEGVR; encoded by the coding sequence GTGATCGCACTGTCCCTCACCGAGATCGCCGGCCTAGTCGGTGGACAGCCGCACGACATACCGGACCCGGACCTGAAGGTCACGGGCCCTGTCGTGATCGACTCCCGCGAGGTGCGGCCCGGCAGCCTCTTCGCCGCGCTCCCCGGGGAGCGCGTGGACGGCCACGACTTCGCGCGGGGCGCGGTCGAGGCCGGCGCCACGGCGGTTCTGGCCGCCCGTCCCGTCGGCACCGCAGACGCTCCCGTACCGGCGATCGTCGTGCCCGATGTCATCGCCGCCATGGGGGCGCTCGCGCGCGCCGTCGTGGAGCGGCTGGGCGTCACCGTGGTCGCGCTCACCGGCTCCGCGGGCAAGACCAGCACCAAGGACCTCATCGCCCAGCTGCTCCAGCGCCGCGGCCCGACCGTATGGACGCCGGGCTCGCTGAACAACGAGATCGGTCTGCCGCTCACCGCGATGAGCGCCGACGAGGCCACCCAGCACCTGGTGCTGGAGATGGGTGCCCGCGGTAAGGGCCACATCCGGTATCTGACGGACCTCACCCCGCCCCGTATCGGACTCGTGCTCAACGTCGGCACCGCCCATATCGGGGAGTTCGGCGGCCGGGAGCAGATCGCCGAGGCCAAGGGCGAACTGGTGGAGGCGCTGCCGGCGGCCGAGGACGGCGGGGTGGCGGTGCTCAACGCCGACGACCCCTTGGTGCGCGCCATGGCGTCGCGCACCAAGGCCCGTACCGTCCTGTTCGGCGAGGCCGAGGACGCCGATGTGCGTGCCGGGAATGTCCGGCTCGCCGACGGCGGCCGGCCCGCCTTCACGCTTCACACCCCTACCGGGTGCAGCGACGTGACCATGCGCCTGTACGGTGAGCACCACGTGTCGAACGCGCTCGCCGCGGCCGCCGTCGCCCATGAGTTGGGCATGTCCGTCGACGAGATCGCCGTGGCGCTCTCCGAGGCGGGGCAGCTCTCCCGCTGGCGGATGGAGGTCACCGAGCGCTCGGACGGCGTGACGGTCGTCAACGACGCCTACAACGCGAACCCCGAGTCCATGCGAGCTGCGCTGCGCGCGCTGGTCGCCATGGGCGCTGCTACACCGGGGCGTCGCACGTGGGCGGTGCTCGGCCCGATGGCCGAGCTGGGCGAGGAGTCACTGGCCGAGCACGACGCGGTCGGGCGGCTGGCCGTCCGGCTCAACGTCAGCAAGCTCGTGGCGGTCGGCGGCCGGGAGGCCGGCTGGCTGAACATGGGCGCCAAGAACGAGGGTTCGTGGGGTGAGGAGTCGGTGCACGTGTCCGACGTGCGGGCAGCGGTCGATCTGCTGCGCAGCGAGCTGCGACCGGGGGACGTCGTGTTGGTGAAGGCTTCCAGGTCGGTGGGGCTGGAGCGGGTCGCGCAGGCGCTGCTCGAGGGCAAGGGTGAGGGCGTCCGCTGA